The nucleotide window TTACCAGTACGATCTCTGAGAAGAGACTCGAAGTAACATGTTTGTAGTTTCAATCTTAGATGCAAGGTTGATCACGTGACCCATTCGATTAGTTCGATGAACACCGCATTGAACTCCTCAATGCCTTAGGTTATGCATTCTACGCGACGTTAACGAGTTTATCCATTCAAGTTAGGCTCTTAGTCGACATCCCATACGCACTGGTACTCCGCGGTCCTTATCTCTGGATATAGGCACGCAATCTGCACGCTTGATGGCGACACATGTCACCACCGCGTTTCCATGCAACGCGAGGATCCCACAACGCACTACATCGGATAAGTGAACCCGGTTTCCCCTTGTACCATACAGACTAACCGCAGATAGCAGAAATCCCGCGTCAACCCTGTCATAACGCCATACCAACCCCAGTATGTCGACTTGCGCCTCATGTCGAAGGTGCTGCCATCGTCATGCTAAGCGCCATCAAGAACTGCCAGAGTTATTGGCAAGCTTAATTGTGGCGAAGATGAGCTTGCTTTGGTAGCTTAATAAGGTCGCGTGTTTTGCGCATACTTTCTTGCTTCAGCGATAGGTCATTCGCTCCAACATCTTGCGAAGATGGGTATCCCTCAAAACATTTCGACCGATGTTATCGCAGCAACTTCCAGTACTCATTCCAATGAAGAGGTGAAGCCGAAACCGCACAAGTGGTATTACTACCTTTGGGATACCTTGGACAAGCCAAAGGAAGAACGATGGTTCATGTTCAAGCTCGACGCTGCTTTACTTACATTCGCGTCTTTGGGTATGCTGCGACACGCCCCCCTTGCTGATACATTGGAACTCACTTTATGCTAGGTTACTTCATCAAATACCTTGATCAAATGAACATCAACAGTGCGTTTGTATCCGGGATGTATGCTATAGTCCCCCACCAGTCCGGGCTTGATGACTGACATCATGATAGGAAAGAGGATCTTGGGCTTTACGGCAATCAACTCAACTACATGCAAACCTGTTGGACAGTGGGTTATGTCATTGGCGAAATCCCCAGCAACATCATCCTGACTCGCATCCGACCGTCGATTTGGATACCGGCTATGGAGGTACGGAGCACGCACGCTACATAAAACAACACACTAACAAATACAGCTCACGTGGGCTGTCTTGACATTTTGTCTCTGTCGTGCCAACAGTGCGGAGACTATTTACGCTTTGCGTTTCCTCGTCGGTAGGTTTCAGCTCATCCTGTTTTTGTTTCGTATCACCAACTAATCTCGCCAAGGCCTCGCCGAAAGCACGTTCTATCCCGGTATGCAATACATAATCGGGTCCTGGTATCGTAAGGAAGAGCTAGCTAAGCGCTCGTGCATCTTCCACACCAGCGGCGCAATCGCGACAATGTTTTCCGGCTACCTTATGGCTGGAGTATACAAACTCGATGGCCGCGGAGGCTTCCGTGGTTGGCAGTGGCTGTTCATTGTCGATGGAATAATCTCGCTACCCGTTGCTCTACTCGGATTCTTTGCGCTGCCCGATCTCCCAGAGATCTCGAAGCCGTTTTACTTGACCAAAGAGGAAGTCGCTTTCGCTCAAAAGCGCATGCAAGATGAAGGGCGACAGAAGCGACAACCGTATACTCGAGCGAAGATTTGGAAGATCTTCACGTCTTGGCATATTTATGCTCTTGTTGCGCTTTATGTGTTCTTCAACAACGGAACTTCTGGTGGACAACCTGTTTTTCAGCAATTCTTGAAGGCAAGCAAGCATCCCGGGTACACTATCAGCCAAATCAACACGGTACGTCTGCTTGATCTCAGCCTCTAAGTTGGGGAGATACTAACATTGGTGCATAGTACCCAACAGCCACCAACGCTGTCCAAGTCGTCACCACCCTCCTATATGCCTGGACAAGCGACAGCATCCTAAAAGGATCGCGTTGGCAACCCATCGTCTTCGGCGGCTGCATGAACATCATCTGCTCCACCAGTCTTGCAATCTGGGACATTCCCATCAAGTGGAAATGGGCCTGCTATATTCTCTCTGGGTTCGGCGGTGGCCTATCCGGCCTGTGTTTCGCCTGGGCACACGAGATCTGCACCCATGATAACGAAGAACGAGCCATTGTTGTCGCGGCAATGAACGAGATGGCATATGTGCTTCAGGCGTGGCTGCCATTGCTGGTGTGGAAGCAGGTTGAAGCGCCGCAATACCGCAAGGGGTTTATCACAGTCACGTGCTTGAGTGTTTTGCTGATTGTGATTGCGCTTACTATTCGGGTGCTGCACGCGAGGGAGCTAGCTCGGAGGCGAAAGATTCTGAGTTCT belongs to Pyrenophora tritici-repentis strain M4 chromosome 10, whole genome shotgun sequence and includes:
- a CDS encoding MFS-1 domain containing protein, yielding MGIPQNISTDVIAATSSTHSNEEVKPKPHKWYYYLWDTLDKPKEERWFMFKLDAALLTFASLGYFIKYLDQMNINSAFVSGMKEDLGLYGNQLNYMQTCWTVGYVIGEIPSNIILTRIRPSIWIPAMELTWAVLTFCLCRANSAETIYALRFLVGLAESTFYPGMQYIIGSWYRKEELAKRSCIFHTSGAIATMFSGYLMAGVYKLDGRGGFRGWQWLFIVDGIISLPVALLGFFALPDLPEISKPFYLTKEEVAFAQKRMQDEGRQKRQPYTRAKIWKIFTSWHIYALVALYVFFNNGTSGGQPVFQQFLKASKHPGYTISQINTYPTATNAVQVVTTLLYAWTSDSILKGSRWQPIVFGGCMNIICSTSLAIWDIPIKWKWACYILSGFGGGLSGLCFAWAHEICTHDNEERAIVVAAMNEMAYVLQAWLPLLVWKQVEAPQYRKGFITVTCLSVLLIVIALTIRVLHARELARRRKILSSDSIERIRGGGEEARPNVDGDLGFKKAP